From the Methanocaldococcus fervens AG86 genome, the window GAGAGATTAAAGATGATGATTTTGTTTTAGATATTGGTTGTGGAACTGGGGAACAGTTAAAAATTTTAAAGAATGCCATTGGATTAGACATATCAATAGAAATGGCTAAAATAGCAAATAAAAAAACAAATAAGCCAGTAGTTGTTGCTAACGCTGAATTCCTCCCATTTAAAAATAAGAGCTTTGATAAAGCAATCTCATTTTTTGGAGCTTTAAATCATTGCAATATAAATAGGGCTTTGAGAGAGGTTAATAGAGTTTTAAAGGATGATGGAGTTTTTATATTTACTGTGGCAAACATCTATGACATGAAATGGATTATCAAAAATATTTTAAAAGGAAATTTTAAAAAAGTAAAAAATGCCATGAAAAAAAGGAAAGGAACTATAACAAAAGTAGTTGAAGGAGAAAAAATAAAAGTAAAAACAAGATTCTATGATTTTAAGGAAGTTGAAGAAGCTTTAAAAAAAGAAGGTTTTGAAATAATTTATACATTTGGAGCAAATATTACAAACTCTCCATTGGATAAATTTCTTTACAAAAGCTTTTTTAAAAACTTTGCCTCATACATAGGATTTGTAGCTAAAAAATCAAAATAAATAATCAGTAATAAGAATAAATATTGTTATCTATTTTTCAGCTTTTCTTTTCCAGCTTTTTTAATCGCTTCATACATCATCTCAACAGCATTTGGATTTTCTTCCAACAAATTGCCCGTAACTATCGCATCAGCTCCAGCTAAAACCTTTTCATATGCAATTTCTGGCTTTCTAATTCCTCCACCAACAATTATATTAATTCCAGAAAGCTTTTTTGACAAACTTATGGTTTCATTATTTACTGGATAAGGAGCTCCACTTCCAGCCTCTAGATAAGCCCATCTCATCCCAAAGAACTTTGCTGATAAACAGTACATCGCTGCTATCTTTGGTTTGTTTTGTGGAATCTCTCTTATCTCACCAACATAACCAACGGCAGTTTTTTTTGCCGGCTCTATGCAGAGATATGCCATTGGTATTGGTTCCAAATTGTATTTTAAAATTGTTATAGCTCCCAAAGTTGGAGCTGTTATTGCCCAATAGGTGTTTGAGGAGTTCATTAAGCTCATGTAAAATACTGCATCAGCATATTTTGAAAGTCCATCAACGTTTCCAGGGAATAAGATTATTGGAAGCTTAGTTATCTTTTTTATCTGTTTAACTGCCTCATCCAAATTAACTACGCCAATACTACCTCCAACCATTATTGCATCAGCGTAATCTTTAACTTTTTCAGCTATCTCTTCAATATTCTCCTCTTCTGGATCTAATAGGGTTAAATAAACAGCTCCCTCTTCTTCAATTATTTCATTTAATCTTTTTTCAACTTTTCCTATTTTTATCTCCATGATTTCACCAAAATAGGAAAAATAGAAAATTATCTTCTAAAAAGGTAAAATAGTCATTTTTCAATGATTGTCTCTTTTATTGCCATCCCAAAATGTCTTGCATGTTCTTCTGGCTTTATTAAAACCTTATCTCCTGGCTTTAAATCAACAACAGATACTGGTTCCCCATTTTCATTAACCAACCTTATTGTTTCAGCATTCTGTAATATAGTTCTAACAATATCTCCTTTATATTCTGCCTCAATTAAAATTAATGGCCTTCTCTCAATCTTTACTCTGCCAACTATAGCCTCTCTTGCATTTCCGTCCTTATCGACAATTAAAACCTTATCCCCTGCCTTCAATTCACTTAAATATTTTGTTTTATTTCCTGGGCATAATATGTATGCATGAACAGGGCCGGCATTGACTCTAAATGGTCTTGTAGCTACGTAAGGGTTTTCTACAGTTTCGGAGTGAACTAAGAATAAAGCCCTTGAGTAAGAGCCGATTAACATTCCTTCTCCTATATTCATTAATGAGCATGTATCTATACAAACTCTATCTCCACTTCCTATAGGTTCAACTCTTGTTATTGTTGCCACATCTAAAGCTACTTTTTCTTTATTCATCTCTTCAATTAATTTTGATAATTCTTTTATATCTTCCAAGTTTTTTGGAGTTAAAAGAACTCCATCAGTTCCTTTCTCCAATATTTCATAAGCTACTTTTACCTCATCAACTGAATCTACACTTGCAATAATCTTTACATCTCTGTGGAATAAATCAGCAATTAAGTTTTCTAATGGAATGATTGTCCAATCCCTCCCCTCTAAAATAATATTGTCAACAAAACCAAACCTTGCGACCTCTGAAGCAAATTCTTCATCATCTTTTGATTCTATTGGTATGTATATAGCTGTCTCTTTCCCCATATTCTTAGCTTCTTTTAGAAACTCTATGTCATCGTCCTTATTTATTAATACGATATCTGCATCTAATGAATGAGAGGCTACTTTAATATTCCCAAGTTCTTTGATTTTTTCAATATCATCTGGCTGAGCAACAACAACAGGAATTGATGATTCCAAAGCCATTGTTACAATCTCTTTTTTATCTTCCCAATCATCTCCAACGACATTAACCCATCCAAATTTCATAATTCCACCTACTCACTTTTAATTAAATTAAGTTTCTCAAATTCTTATATAAATATTGTTATTTTACAGCAAATTACAGTGGCGTTTTATTACCACACTTTCATCCAAATTCAATCTCTTCATAACCTCAGCAATAACCAAATCCAAGAATATTAATGCTGTTTCTTCAAAAGTAGTTCCCATTGGCAAATATTTTGATTTTTTAACATCTAACTGTATTGTTATATCAGCAAACTCCACAACATTCCCGCATTCACATACAATAGCAACAATATTGTTGTTTATTTTAGCTGCTTTTTTAGCAACTGTTAAAACACTTTCTGTTCTACCACTGCCTGAAATTAAGATTAGCAAATCATCCTTTTCATATGAAGGTGTTGTTGCCTCTCCAACAAAATAAGAGTCAAAGCCAAGATGCATTAATCTCATTGCAAAACATCTTCCAATATATCCGCTCCTTCCAACGCCAAAAACAAAGATTTTTTTAGCTTTTATAATCCTGTCCACTAAAGAATTCAGCCTATTTTTCCATTCATCGTTGGTGTAGAATTTTTTTAACATTAATATATTTTGAGATATAACCTCAAGTTCGTCCAATTTCGACACCTATCGAAGTTATTTTCACAAGTGTATCCAAATTTATAGATTAATTTTTGAAAAAATAAAACAATAAAAAAATAACAATTTTGGTAAAAAATGGTGGGGGTGCTGGGATTTGAACCCAGGTCCAGGGATTTCTCCTGCCGTGGTCCAGCGCCCTATAGGCAACTGGAGTCCCCGATGATAGACCTGGCTACACCACACCCCCGCATCAATATATAAACTGTGAAGGTTCTTCAACGACACATATAAAAAGTAAAAGGGGTTATATAAATTTTACGGTTATCTAAGATACTTTTATATTGGTTTAGCTCAATACGTTTGACAATAAACACTTAAACTCAATGAGGGGTAAGGATGATTTTATTGGATGAAAATACAAGAGCAATAGTTCAAGGGATTACTGGGAGGCAGGGAAGCTTTCATACAAAAAAGATGTTAGAATGCGGAACAAAAATCGTTGGAGGAGTTACACCAGGAAAAGGTGGACAAGAAGTTCATGGAGTTCCTGTGTTTGATACAGTTAAAGAGGCTGTTAAAGAGACAGATGCAAATGCATCAGTAATTTTTGTTCCAGCTCCATTTGCTAAGGATGCTGTTTTTGAAGCAATAGACGCTGGAATTGATTTGATAGTTGTTATTACTGAACATATTCCAGTTCACGATACAATGGAGTTTGTAAATTATGCTGAGGAAGTAGGAGTAAAGATTATAGGCCCTAACACTCCAGGAATTGCTTCTCCAAAAGTTGGAAAGCTTGGGATTATACCAATGGAAGTTTTGCAAGAAGGTAGTGTTGGAATTGTCTCAAGAAGTGGAACTCTAACATATGAAATAGCTCACCAAATAAAAAAAGCTGGATTTGGTGTTTCAACCTGCGTAGGGATTGGAGGAGACCCAATAGTTGGATTAAGGTATAGGGAGGTTTTGGATTTATTTGAAAAGGATGGCGAAACAGAAGCAATTGTTATGATTGGGGAG encodes:
- the sucD gene encoding succinate--CoA ligase subunit alpha; the protein is MILLDENTRAIVQGITGRQGSFHTKKMLECGTKIVGGVTPGKGGQEVHGVPVFDTVKEAVKETDANASVIFVPAPFAKDAVFEAIDAGIDLIVVITEHIPVHDTMEFVNYAEEVGVKIIGPNTPGIASPKVGKLGIIPMEVLQEGSVGIVSRSGTLTYEIAHQIKKAGFGVSTCVGIGGDPIVGLRYREVLDLFEKDGETEAIVMIGEIGGGAEEEAAKFIKNMEKPVIGYIAGQSAPEGKRMGHAGAIVEKGKGTAESKMRALEDAGAYVARNISDIPKLLAEILRE
- a CDS encoding class I SAM-dependent methyltransferase translates to MGIKDYYDKLAKSYDNLYKNKYMRVVEREIIKREIKDDDFVLDIGCGTGEQLKILKNAIGLDISIEMAKIANKKTNKPVVVANAEFLPFKNKSFDKAISFFGALNHCNINRALREVNRVLKDDGVFIFTVANIYDMKWIIKNILKGNFKKVKNAMKKRKGTITKVVEGEKIKVKTRFYDFKEVEEALKKEGFEIIYTFGANITNSPLDKFLYKSFFKNFASYIGFVAKKSK
- the hxlB gene encoding 6-phospho-3-hexuloisomerase, with amino-acid sequence MDELEVISQNILMLKKFYTNDEWKNRLNSLVDRIIKAKKIFVFGVGRSGYIGRCFAMRLMHLGFDSYFVGEATTPSYEKDDLLILISGSGRTESVLTVAKKAAKINNNIVAIVCECGNVVEFADITIQLDVKKSKYLPMGTTFEETALIFLDLVIAEVMKRLNLDESVVIKRHCNLL
- a CDS encoding 3-dehydroquinate synthase II → MKFGWVNVVGDDWEDKKEIVTMALESSIPVVVAQPDDIEKIKELGNIKVASHSLDADIVLINKDDDIEFLKEAKNMGKETAIYIPIESKDDEEFASEVARFGFVDNIILEGRDWTIIPLENLIADLFHRDVKIIASVDSVDEVKVAYEILEKGTDGVLLTPKNLEDIKELSKLIEEMNKEKVALDVATITRVEPIGSGDRVCIDTCSLMNIGEGMLIGSYSRALFLVHSETVENPYVATRPFRVNAGPVHAYILCPGNKTKYLSELKAGDKVLIVDKDGNAREAIVGRVKIERRPLILIEAEYKGDIVRTILQNAETIRLVNENGEPVSVVDLKPGDKVLIKPEEHARHFGMAIKETIIEK
- a CDS encoding geranylgeranylglyceryl/heptaprenylglyceryl phosphate synthase, whose product is MEIKIGKVEKRLNEIIEEEGAVYLTLLDPEEENIEEIAEKVKDYADAIMVGGSIGVVNLDEAVKQIKKITKLPIILFPGNVDGLSKYADAVFYMSLMNSSNTYWAITAPTLGAITILKYNLEPIPMAYLCIEPAKKTAVGYVGEIREIPQNKPKIAAMYCLSAKFFGMRWAYLEAGSGAPYPVNNETISLSKKLSGINIIVGGGIRKPEIAYEKVLAGADAIVTGNLLEENPNAVEMMYEAIKKAGKEKLKNR